One window from the genome of Dyadobacter sp. CECT 9275 encodes:
- a CDS encoding PadR family transcriptional regulator: MKKTPLGELEELVLLVVAASTGDVYGVPVMEQLQKETGRSFTVSAVHTTLYRLEEKGFLSSSVGGATAERGGRRKRLFALTAAGGQVLLEIQRMRERLWQAIPQDKLQLLGLSDNLL, translated from the coding sequence GTGAAAAAGACGCCCCTTGGAGAGTTAGAAGAATTAGTACTACTGGTGGTGGCTGCCAGCACCGGAGACGTATACGGTGTACCCGTGATGGAGCAACTTCAGAAGGAAACCGGCCGGAGCTTTACCGTCAGCGCCGTGCATACCACGCTTTACAGGCTTGAAGAAAAAGGATTTTTATCCTCCTCGGTAGGTGGGGCAACCGCCGAGCGGGGTGGAAGGCGCAAACGTTTGTTTGCCCTGACAGCTGCAGGTGGGCAGGTGTTGCTGGAAATCCAGCGAATGCGGGAACGGCTTTGGCAGGCCATCCCTCAGGATAAACTTCAGCTTCTTGGTTTGTCTGATAACCTTCTATAA
- a CDS encoding ArsR/SmtB family transcription factor, producing the protein MNLRRDVFQAIADPTRRAILLLLATQSLTAGAIASNFDTARPTVSKHLQILTACELLKQEQNGREILYHLNAGKMKEIADFIEPFRDMWDDRFNKLEAIMKNYKSEQ; encoded by the coding sequence ATGAATTTAAGACGAGACGTATTTCAGGCCATAGCCGACCCTACCCGGAGGGCAATACTGCTGCTGCTGGCTACGCAATCCCTTACCGCCGGTGCAATTGCATCCAACTTTGACACTGCCAGGCCCACCGTTTCCAAACACCTGCAGATACTTACCGCATGTGAATTGTTAAAACAAGAGCAAAACGGCAGAGAAATTTTGTATCACCTCAATGCCGGAAAGATGAAAGAAATAGCTGATTTCATCGAACCGTTCCGCGATATGTGGGACGACCGGTTTAACAAACTGGAAGCCATCATGAAAAATTACAAATCAGAACAGTAG
- a CDS encoding SRPBCC family protein, which produces MERKTKVRAEDSKQEIVITREFDLPLELLFKAYVEPEIVAQWMGTRVLKLENRKHGSYQFETSDPQGNVVFRANGVIPEFIPNQKITRTFEMENTPFAVQLEFLEFEKLTDQTSLLTMQIVYKSVALRDQMLKLPFAQGLNMAHNRLQETLNPLK; this is translated from the coding sequence ATGGAACGAAAAACGAAAGTCAGGGCCGAGGACAGCAAACAGGAGATCGTGATCACCAGGGAGTTTGACTTACCGCTGGAATTACTTTTTAAAGCTTACGTGGAACCAGAAATAGTTGCCCAATGGATGGGCACCAGGGTGCTGAAACTTGAAAACAGGAAACATGGCAGCTACCAGTTCGAAACGTCCGATCCACAGGGAAACGTGGTTTTCAGGGCCAATGGGGTCATTCCCGAATTTATACCCAACCAGAAAATCACAAGAACCTTCGAGATGGAAAACACGCCATTTGCCGTGCAGCTGGAATTCCTGGAATTCGAAAAGCTCACGGATCAGACGAGCCTGCTTACCATGCAGATCGTCTACAAATCGGTAGCACTCCGTGACCAGATGCTAAAATTACCCTTTGCCCAGGGCCTCAATATGGCACATAACAGATTACAGGAAACCTTGAACCCCTTAAAATAA
- a CDS encoding DoxX family protein, with amino-acid sequence MTKRNKIIYWIATVWLALGMTSTGIVQVMKIKEETDMMARLGYPLYFLTIIGVWKLLGVVAILVPKFPLVKEWAYAGFFFVMSGAVVSHLAVGDAAKDFFGPVLLIILTVVSWYFRPHSRKLITADI; translated from the coding sequence ATGACCAAAAGAAACAAAATCATTTACTGGATCGCAACGGTCTGGCTTGCTTTGGGAATGACCTCTACCGGAATCGTACAAGTAATGAAGATAAAGGAGGAGACAGATATGATGGCCCGCCTGGGTTATCCGCTTTATTTCCTCACCATAATCGGCGTGTGGAAACTGCTGGGGGTTGTGGCCATACTGGTTCCGAAATTCCCTCTGGTGAAAGAATGGGCATATGCCGGGTTCTTTTTTGTCATGTCGGGTGCGGTGGTCTCGCACTTAGCGGTAGGTGATGCCGCCAAAGATTTTTTCGGACCCGTATTATTAATCATCCTGACGGTAGTATCTTGGTATTTCAGACCGCATAGCAGAAAACTCATTACAGCAGATATTTAG
- a CDS encoding DNA alkylation repair protein — MTVEEALHQLEALGSEKTREFNQKRGAGQNQFGVKMGDIRAVAKKAKADHALALALWETENVEARLMATLIIDPKKLSHEDITRMVKSEKYTLVADWLYSYVIKIHTDTEPLRNEWMQSDDVMCARAGWSLTSGCVARNPDVLDLPALLDRITAEMATAPPEVQWTMNSTLANIGIHFPEHRTRALAIGEQLGIYRNYPVSKGCTSPFAPIWINEMVRRQALIV; from the coding sequence ATGACAGTAGAAGAAGCACTTCACCAACTGGAAGCCTTAGGCAGCGAAAAGACGCGCGAGTTTAACCAGAAACGCGGTGCTGGCCAAAATCAGTTTGGTGTTAAAATGGGAGATATCAGAGCGGTGGCAAAAAAAGCAAAAGCTGACCACGCACTGGCACTGGCATTGTGGGAAACCGAAAACGTGGAGGCACGCCTGATGGCCACGCTGATCATCGATCCAAAAAAGCTGTCGCATGAGGATATCACGCGGATGGTAAAATCAGAGAAATATACACTGGTGGCCGACTGGCTGTATTCGTATGTGATCAAAATTCACACGGATACCGAACCGCTGCGGAACGAATGGATGCAGTCAGACGATGTGATGTGTGCACGTGCCGGATGGAGCCTGACCAGCGGGTGTGTTGCCCGAAACCCGGATGTACTCGACCTGCCCGCTCTTCTTGACAGGATAACCGCTGAAATGGCCACGGCCCCTCCGGAGGTACAATGGACCATGAACTCCACCCTGGCCAACATCGGTATTCACTTCCCTGAACATCGTACAAGGGCACTGGCAATTGGAGAGCAATTGGGTATCTACCGCAATTATCCGGTATCCAAAGGTTGTACCTCCCCTTTTGCCCCCATTTGGATTAATGAAATGGTCAGACGTCAGGCATTAATAGTATGA
- a CDS encoding YdeI/OmpD-associated family protein has translation MNPKVNWYFSKEEKWQEEIVQMRRIVLDCGLSEELKWGSPCYTFGKSNIVLIHVFKEYCALLFFKGALLNDSEGVLIRQTENVQAARQIRFTNVQQVKDMESILKAYISEAVEIEKAGLKVVLKKPAEFSIAVEFQNKLNEIPGLKSAFDALTPGRQRAYLLHFSQPKQAVTREARVEKNISKIMTGKGLTDL, from the coding sequence ATGAATCCGAAGGTCAACTGGTACTTCAGCAAAGAAGAAAAATGGCAGGAAGAAATCGTACAAATGAGAAGAATTGTACTGGATTGTGGCCTGTCGGAAGAATTGAAATGGGGTTCCCCCTGTTACACATTCGGGAAAAGTAACATTGTACTGATACACGTTTTTAAGGAATACTGTGCTCTTTTGTTTTTTAAGGGAGCTCTATTAAACGACTCCGAAGGCGTACTCATCCGGCAAACGGAGAATGTACAGGCAGCGCGGCAGATCCGTTTCACCAATGTACAACAGGTAAAGGACATGGAATCCATCCTGAAAGCGTATATATCCGAAGCCGTTGAGATAGAAAAGGCTGGCTTGAAGGTGGTATTGAAAAAACCAGCTGAATTCAGTATAGCGGTAGAGTTTCAGAACAAACTAAACGAAATTCCCGGTTTAAAATCTGCTTTTGACGCCCTGACTCCGGGACGGCAGAGAGCCTATCTGCTGCATTTTTCCCAACCCAAACAGGCCGTAACCAGGGAGGCAAGAGTAGAAAAAAACATATCAAAAATCATGACCGGAAAAGGATTGACAGATCTGTAA
- a CDS encoding DUF4256 domain-containing protein: MEKQLSPDHSEALLTTLKNRFEKNMNRHKGIDWNKVLAKLEGNPEKLWSLDEMEVSGGEPDVVGYDQKTNEYIFFDCSPETPKDRRSFCYDHEALEARKANKPENSAMNQAAEMGIELLTEEQYLKLQQLGNFDLKTSSWLRTPADVRKLGGAIFGDRRFGRVFIYHNGADSYYAARGFRGALRV; this comes from the coding sequence ATGGAAAAGCAGCTATCCCCTGACCACAGTGAAGCACTTCTCACAACGTTAAAAAACCGTTTTGAGAAAAACATGAACCGCCATAAAGGAATTGACTGGAACAAGGTCCTGGCAAAACTGGAAGGTAATCCCGAAAAACTATGGTCCCTGGATGAAATGGAAGTGTCGGGCGGAGAACCGGATGTAGTGGGTTATGATCAGAAAACAAATGAGTACATTTTTTTTGACTGTTCCCCGGAAACACCCAAAGACCGCAGAAGCTTTTGTTATGACCACGAAGCACTGGAAGCAAGAAAAGCGAACAAGCCCGAAAACAGTGCAATGAATCAGGCTGCCGAGATGGGAATCGAACTCCTGACAGAAGAACAGTACCTGAAATTGCAGCAACTAGGCAATTTTGATTTAAAAACCTCAAGCTGGCTGCGAACCCCCGCTGATGTCCGTAAACTCGGCGGAGCTATCTTTGGCGACCGCCGTTTTGGCAGGGTTTTCATCTATCACAATGGTGCCGATTCTTATTACGCAGCCAGAGGCTTCCGCGGCGCGCTCAGGGTTTAG
- a CDS encoding Crp/Fnr family transcriptional regulator yields MSIELRKHIEKITPLSDKEFDYILSHFTTRKLKKHQFLVQEGNSVPNDFFVVKGLLKASFTNTEGKEHILQFAMEDWWICDYQAYFNQTNATLNVDCLEDVEVLSLSLSNREKICADLHKIEHFFRRKSNMGYVALQQRILSFMNSDAKGRYEQLLKQYPSLFQRVPKTLIASYLGVSRETLSRLTT; encoded by the coding sequence ATGAGTATTGAATTAAGAAAGCATATCGAAAAAATAACTCCGCTTTCCGACAAAGAGTTTGACTATATCCTTTCTCATTTCACAACCAGGAAATTAAAAAAACACCAGTTTCTTGTTCAGGAAGGGAATTCGGTACCTAACGATTTTTTTGTTGTCAAAGGTTTGCTCAAAGCTTCATTTACAAATACTGAAGGCAAGGAACACATTCTCCAGTTTGCGATGGAAGACTGGTGGATATGCGACTACCAAGCCTATTTCAACCAGACCAACGCCACACTTAATGTGGACTGCCTGGAGGATGTGGAAGTACTTTCTTTGTCGCTCTCCAACCGCGAAAAAATTTGTGCAGACCTTCATAAAATCGAGCATTTTTTCAGACGAAAGTCAAACATGGGATACGTTGCACTACAGCAGCGTATCCTCTCTTTTATGAACAGCGACGCGAAAGGCCGTTACGAACAGCTGCTGAAACAATATCCCTCTTTATTTCAGAGAGTCCCCAAAACACTCATTGCCTCCTACCTGGGCGTTTCCAGAGAAACGCTCAGCCGCCTTACCACCTGA
- a CDS encoding type 1 glutamine amidotransferase domain-containing protein yields MKNYTQRSRIMAFAAGIILAFHYLAAAQNNPSMSMKTKILFVVTSHDQKGNTGEPTGYYLSEVSHPWEVLHNAGYVIDFVSPKGGKAPVDGFNLDDNVNSKFWNDKTYRYKVEHTFKPSEINPDDYAAIFYAGGHGAMWDLADNTELAKIAQTIYEQNGVVSAVLENSVKLTTPIRFKLTTCSGRN; encoded by the coding sequence ATGAAAAACTACACTCAAAGATCAAGAATAATGGCTTTTGCAGCTGGTATTATTCTTGCTTTCCATTATCTGGCAGCGGCACAAAACAATCCATCAATGAGTATGAAAACGAAAATTCTGTTTGTGGTAACAAGCCACGATCAAAAAGGGAATACGGGTGAACCTACCGGTTACTACCTCAGTGAAGTATCCCATCCCTGGGAAGTACTGCACAACGCTGGTTATGTCATTGATTTTGTCAGCCCCAAAGGAGGCAAAGCACCGGTTGACGGTTTCAACCTGGACGACAACGTCAACAGCAAATTCTGGAACGACAAAACCTATCGTTACAAAGTTGAACATACCTTTAAACCCTCGGAAATTAATCCTGACGACTATGCAGCGATCTTTTACGCAGGCGGGCACGGCGCAATGTGGGACCTGGCCGACAATACCGAACTCGCCAAAATCGCTCAGACCATCTATGAACAAAATGGCGTTGTCAGTGCAGTATTGGAAAATTCGGTGAAACTGACCACCCCAATTCGGTTTAAACTGACCACCTGTTCCGGGCGAAATTGA